Genomic DNA from Peribacillus simplex:
AAAACCTGGATTGATAAGTATGACGGGTTACGGGTCATTTATGGGTATGAGATCGTTAATGGGAAAAATGAAGTGGCGGCTACAGGTCATTCTTCCCACGTGTGCGTTAAAAAGGAGAGCTTCCGCCCGATATCCATTAAACGCATGTATCCTGAATGGCATGAGGCCTATGAGAAAAATAAAAAGCAGGATGAATTGGTTTAATTATATTTATTGAGGTGATCAAGAAATGGCTTTTGGGATTAAACGGGGAGACCTAGTAGCCTGGAAGCAGAAAATCGATCAAGGCCAAATAGCTTTTTTAACTCATTATTGGCTGGATGACCGATTTCCTGGTTGCAAGACGGTTACAAAAGTGGGATGCAATGATTTACTGCGTTTATCGGAGTGGGGTAAGAAATACGGGCTTAAAAAAGAGTGGATTCACCACAGGAAGGATGGATATTCTCATTTCGATCTTTTAGGGGACAAGCAAGCGGAAATTTTAAGGGCGGAACATATAAAAGAGCGCCTGCTCGATTGAATAAGAAAAAAACAGCAGTTAACACCGCTGCTTTATTTTCAAGCACTTTTTTCATAGTGGAATTCTGGTTCAGTCAGTTTTTCATTAAAATTAATAAGTAAATCGTGACCATCAAAGTACCATAAATCTTTTTCTTCTACATAAAAGTTAATCTCATTTATAGTTGTTACTGCTGCTGCATTTTCAGGTTCTTCTTGCATGATACCTAATGAAAAGCCGCTTTGGAC
This window encodes:
- a CDS encoding HesB/YadR/YfhF family protein, whose translation is MKLTISDQAAKWYIDELGLQEGSHLRFYVRYGGHSTVQSGFSLGIMQEEPENAAAVTTINEINFYVEEKDLWYFDGHDLLINFNEKLTEPEFHYEKSA